AATACAAAGAAGCCACCAATAATAAATAGGAGTGCATACCCAAGGTGGTAAGAGATAAACCCTGCAACAAACGAAGCTGTAATAACGCCAAAATTAATAGCCATATTAAACATACCTAAAGTTTTACCTCGTGTTTCATGAGATGTTAAGTTAGTAATTTGTAGCGTAAGAGGAATGTAAAGAAATGGCCATGTAAAACCTAAAACAATGAAACCTATATAAGTAAAAAGCTTTACAAAACCAACCTTTAAAAATAAGAAGATGCCAATTAATAAAAATATAATACTCCTTGTAATTAGAACACCTTCAATAAAAATCTTATCGAGTTGCTTGTTCTTACTTGTTTGCCTCACAATGAAAAAAGCAATATTTCCTCCCAAACTATTTGCTGCAAATAGAAAAAATACAAACTGTGATGAGACTTTAAAATATTCCTTTAAGAAGACTGCAAAAATCGTGAATAATAGGTTAGCACCAAAGAATATTATAAAAATCGCAAAGATTAAAAGTCTTAATTGTCTATCAAGTTTTTTAATATTAATTACTGAAAAAAATTCCCAGGTAAACTTTGCAGCTTTAAGAAAAATAATTTTTGTTGCCCTAATATCTGGGACTATCCTTATTACGATTTTTCTTCTCTCTAATGTAAGAACAGAACTTATCAAAAGTAAAATTGATGAAATAAAAAATACGATTTTTAACTTTTTCACATCATCCAGATTTTTTATGGTATTGAGAAGGAAACTTCCAAAAAGCATTCCGATTGTTGAGCCTATGCTATTGTAGAGGTTTAAATTGTTTATTTGTCTACGCACAAAACCATCGTCACCTGCCTTTGAAAGT
Above is a genomic segment from Caldisericaceae bacterium containing:
- a CDS encoding MFS transporter, encoding MGLKKWFVSFALQGASISILNIVLSLYVVIALNGNIQSASVAVAFFSLGNLIGSISSSIILDKIRKVSLLIYLSFLSSSLIIILMAFVKSIYLYYLLSTSLGIMISFTGPAMTLQLSKAGDDGFVRRQINNLNLYNSIGSTIGMLFGSFLLNTIKNLDDVKKLKIVFFISSILLLISSVLTLERRKIVIRIVPDIRATKIIFLKAAKFTWEFFSVINIKKLDRQLRLLIFAIFIIFFGANLLFTIFAVFLKEYFKVSSQFVFFLFAANSLGGNIAFFIVRQTSKNKQLDKIFIEGVLITRSIIFLLIGIFLFLKVGFVKLFTYIGFIVLGFTWPFLYIPLTLQITNLTSHETRGKTLGMFNMAINFGVITASFVAGFISYHLGYALLFIIGGFFVFLGYLLMQRTLT